The genomic DNA ATGGGAGGTTTCACATGCAGTTTGTCCGCCAGGCCATTAGATGGAGCAGCGCCGCTTTGAGATTCCCCTGTACGGAGTGAGGCTGTGCAGGCCAGTGGATATGGAGCTGATGGCGGAATGGTGCGGCATACCGCACACACAGCCGTTGGAGTGGAGGGGGTCAGAGAAACCCTCTCCCTGTTCCACATAGGTGTTGGATGTGGACAGGTCCTGGGGAATAATCATTGGGATGGAGTACTGTAGTTTCTCACGGCTCTTGTACCACAGGCAGGAACACATGGACTGAAAATGCAGCACCTCTGCGTAGACATTGCGTAGACCCCTCCCGGCGGCCCGACCCCCTCTCCCCTCTGAAGGGCCCAGTGCGGGGGCGGCTGAAGATGATGACGGAGGATCGGGCATGAGATGAAAGTTTCGGCCATGCCCTGCCTGGCCGTTGCGAGCAAGCAAGGCGCGTTGTTCGGCGTCACGTTTTTCGTCCTCTGCGTTCATGGTCATAAAGCGGAGCACGACCAGGTTGAGAAAAGCGCCAATAACTGTCAGTCCGGTCAGGATGTAGATGAAACTGAAGGCTACATATTTGGGGTTGTTCTGTAGTGCATTGTCCTTCTGTAGCGCAACATAATCACCAAACCCAATGGTAGTCAGTGTGATGAAGCAGTAGTAATAGGCATGGAAGAAGCTCCAGTCCTCGTAACGGGAGAAGGCGGCGGCCCCCACGCACAGTGTGCTGACGCAGGAGATGAAGCCGATGGTCACCATGTTGGCCATGGAGACCTCTGTGCGTCGTAGGCCGAGGCACCTCTTCAGGCGGTGCAGCAGGTGCCTGACAAACGTGTTGATGCGTTCACCTAGGCTCTGGAACATCACCAGGGTGAGAGGGATACCAAGCAGAGCGTAAAACATGCAGAAGACTTTCCCGCCGTCTGTGCTCGGCGCCGCGTGCCCGTACCCTGCAACAAACGGACCAGCAAAAGTCAGCTTGGTTCTCTggctgtctgtgggtgtgtgagcaTTTCCATTGTGTTAATTCTTTTAATCTATAgtgtctttttatgttttattagtAGTATTTGTTATTCAAGGGCCTACTGCTTTATTATAATACACAGCTCTATTGATGCCATAAGGGTTTTACCATCTGGTGGATACATGTGAGGTCCACAGGACAGCAAAACCCCTAAGGAATATAGGTCATGTGACAGGACAACTGCACATCACTGCCATTTAGTTCAAAACTTGTTTATGAAGTTGACATATATcagaaaacatattttctttgtaattttcTATGACACTTGCAAATACAACACTTTGGGCagcttcacaaaaaaaattaagagtTGGGATATTTCATCTGAGGCAGGTGGCTTTGTGTCATTTGTctagtatttgtatttgtgtcacTTGTCTTGTGTTCTGCAATATGTTGGCAAACCTAATCACCAAAGTGAAGATGATTGAACACAGATTAGTAATCCCTAAAGCAGATATGAAATCA from Chanos chanos chromosome 8, fChaCha1.1, whole genome shotgun sequence includes the following:
- the kcnk3a gene encoding potassium channel subfamily K member 3a → MKRQNVRTLALIICTFTYLLVGAAVFDALESKKEIMQKKKLDDRKQELMDKYNLTKVNFDELEGVVLQLKPHKAGVQWKFAGSFYFAITVITTIGYGHAAPSTDGGKVFCMFYALLGIPLTLVMFQSLGERINTFVRHLLHRLKRCLGLRRTEVSMANMVTIGFISCVSTLCVGAAAFSRYEDWSFFHAYYYCFITLTTIGFGDYVALQKDNALQNNPKYVAFSFIYILTGLTVIGAFLNLVVLRFMTMNAEDEKRDAEQRALLARNGQAGHGRNFHLMPDPPSSSSAAPALGPSEGRGGRAAGRGLRNVYAEVLHFQSMCSCLWYKSREKLQYSIPMIIPQDLSTSNTYVEQGEGFSDPLHSNGCVCGMPHHSAISSISTGLHSLTPYRGISKRRCSI